A genomic segment from Neodiprion lecontei isolate iyNeoLeco1 chromosome 1, iyNeoLeco1.1, whole genome shotgun sequence encodes:
- the LOC124294153 gene encoding uncharacterized protein LOC124294153 yields the protein MPLAKGWLNAWIYFGCIWGLAAGSRPQFDTSTNMGLVLVPADAEVDSVIFRLRATDQDADFPLVFDITAVVQPIVRIDNLPCTLYNKVCQANVILTRRLVPGRLHDFAVRVKDSKGDSNSMQATISVTNASTPRDMIFPHVPSIIMVPEDTKPGKELDYLLVRANPWQGKPVYIELWQPKELFTIRQRQTPTQTRGVITLIGELDFETQSMYTLTMYATDPYTEPGKDTRNIAGVHVVVIVQDVQDVPPVFTIAPPLTRVNNSVKPGDVILRVHAEDGDKGTPREVTYGLVSDENPLTPFFNISEWTGEITLARPLDELTQITHVGAPILLTVVAEEVRRLRDEPPAQATVVELGLLLGEPGNSPPYFESDSYMAWMDENAPPGTTVMFDKPYLTTVRDEDIGKTGVFALKLGKNNGTFEVTPTVAERVADFVVTVRDNALIDFEARKTLEFMIIAQEVGPATNLSTSVPVIVFLRDVNDNPPEFEKDIYEVTLIENVSPKMRVVQVHATDKDTGLSGSVRYTGIIGPGNETLTMDSETGLIVVADGSPGLDREVTASLRLFVEARDENGRGLSSAVPLIVNLLDVNDNAPIFDKPIYEFILNSDQTNFTSPAFIRAVDADAEPPNNEVRYELMHGNYGNKFRLNEVTGELTLREPLTKSRRRRNNDFVTFATKFKSNLLQTLNMFQKIGGSTEKPLRIWKNRKKRAAEDVVYTLTVRAYDLGVPHLSSTAKVYIINAAPMGALTLMLVVPAKDLDPMHTAEILTAITGGRVTIQDIRPYDQPGRPNNGIAQEEKMSIVVARVEPTMSGTFLVDIEKIHKSLVANGMNIVPVIDSKTDSSKIDFTPPVVGSSVTNPIGNSVGNSAGNIGGTVSGAPNRNNGINGGTVQGNAASNGSGRGSENTIGGIGEGSTNSGKGGENTVVGTGGGSTVNGKGGENTVVGIGGGSTGSGKGGENTVVGTGGGSTGDGKGGENTVVGIGGGSTGSGKGGENTVVGTGGGSTGDGKGGENTVIGVSGGSTGSGKGGESTVVGTGGGSTGSGKGGENPVVGMGGGSTGSGKGGDNTLGGVGGSSTGSGKRGENTMDGIGGSNAGNTGEGTIGKTSLGTYESSGGKSNINIVNKTTLASENEYIVYKAENKLLLWLLILLGLLMLLALLGLILCCICPGCPFYMAPRKRRVHSLETVNYVEGRPKRHLRRKQENVVKAEWSEKKQAWSADPMRHNWQFNRRNMKNRGIASLPGDVAEARTLQGVSKAPSLRLRDGPPSWRVQDMTQKRQDERLYVEDVEAGQTYDIGDLDSLRRHEMERGSDVLRRSYHPADETLQFPREQQFYRDGNAEVLRLITRGHEKDNDVSPQAQRPITLVLDQQVLGYRSDGKDILLRRFMEDQRIRQHQDINGSVQEISVEGLESSQQGSGQFLQKHEVLLVPNNLEPDRRQYMGEKSPSVQCLILDHGDLEAEEELKVRKQQIETKEAELQQQRKAAAAMLVETAVAKATENAEQHGSFLNIPTYASQHAELAKQNALLTQLVMDRDARSLRVSGLDASNYLETQSLPGQVAIATQTDRTAATQTDPFTQVRSRSDNDESDDDVQSRRKSKSKKRFGSELRRSRSLLMRSPIQEEARSSSDTRTNLLRRKAKDTREGRRAVLEPEVLREISDSLDEHTSTPSLEERLVENTESQEMKNVDYKSEDRADVNGQEFSEIPTQSSPDAVKNKYHERSHANAAVEDTSKAHKLEISKTKKQPSPTKSKIKLPKTEIKSVSSKKSDKKESDTTSSTKSISKSKSTESQSSSGGMEKNKKENVDKKKSQSKSGPKPVMVKTTSEKSIRKNKTREPEVVPIAKKRTLLRQIKAKKMSTESSEVEEPPDRSRHASLKTKKSKHDSTKAKGMNVLSDEPTSRSSETDLGQLPSQHQQSDSSSSTATTEQDTIAGEKKTSISSKVKEMKQRGQKNKIVEDSQAQQAQPESKPRQEVGKDLGSPKTRKKLTPGAVQITEKVSDPHQMTGKEHSNKPNSLNSKLDSDTVKFGAVSIETQLEPTAYDAGKVGEGSQSESGKLRPTLISEALKSDDKKIIKTEPAEPSADEGSKTIDKILDKSKETEVKVSKSEVNTIIEKPLEPSSGKLPESDEKISDHLREAVPIIVANNSKIDKISSPTGKEFEPSTTKPQEVAHKTSVKPDNERPDILESTVTIAPVEKQSDTSIKDSLMTNEDSEKMTTHVSPKSDSEAAEADINTLSNEKPKSVTQEMIKMFLESEAVHTARDLRQSFMKTEDNSVSSSGKSLNPDINDALVVELSQEARTQQDTPGHANSAEETKGKGEIRPSEASKSSAPQIQEKNGDAKSNLVDSTTLAVTPSSSQIKNIEDVNKTTHENPEKALNETSSSSNTNISPPDITRSETKRPDITRPEIDSPQMEEKSGLANRDKNEHEKLESADIINKTSTAGLVGNIESSKTVKVLLPTDKSNDKSGNELIAIKEKEKEIEVDQHSLPTVSDTKDNDTKSPKQKIAQVSNAIDIPTRESPSFYVLSGTSSPEERDSNQEIHGKEIASDQSSTEKTAAVPVLSISELPTATEKRQKANVEPRKMQGQPLDAAKMQPEDWYKQLQIGEISSDFPEVTEPYQTPRHRTKSRDGNGEEPGSVGIPAITAQLLDEENNITQAEHATRSTDKYPDAKKKETKIQLKDEKPSAFTTEIQDDELTPRLIAEEAIRSGLEELIASSGTLKMEKQSSKQPSSKTSPKNERAETSKRKSTKNAGQTPSSVETKKSVKERPEKGSQPIKKTAETQETSKVGRPKTEPKGGSLLEGDTQLQVRPRTQRGKPSDPRQDPTFQRSKPQERPGGGQVRRNADETEPEESAQSKPAETKTGHMSRYKQKREEMERRRKELKEAAEEEQRPRWQRKPQRAPVKEAPRIKDVPQEAKTPEGATPRSRRKIKPLANAESEQLRAMVKEGRKLRKAEGGDSDDPPVEIFATEPPRRTSPSHRPSRQQSSYKYEKVQPPFYLHPPPVPHPSPQISPLHGAPDSKRPDDDLDSGIAVSLQGGTKLRHQQLLEKKSVFDIAYSEAAPSQLRTDSTTPPS from the exons ATGCCTTTGGCAAAAGGATGGCTAAACGCATGGATTTATTTCGGATGCATTTGGGGATTGGCAGCGGGCTCGCGTCCGCAATTTGATACTTCCACTAATATGGGTCTGGTGCTCGTCCCGGCCGACGCAGAAGTCGACTCCGTGATATTCAGACTTCGGGCAACTGATCAGGATGCAGATTTTCCACTCGTATTCGACATAACGG CCGTAGTCCAGCCAATCGTTCGGATCGACAACCTGCCTTGTACTCTGTACAACAAAGTGTGCCAGGCCAATGTGATCCTGACACGGCGGCTCGTCCCTGGACGTCTCCATGATTTTGCGGTTCGGGTTAAGGACTCGAAGggtgattcgaactcgatgcAGGCCACGATCTCTGTCACCAATGCGTCGACACCCCGAGACATGATCTTTCCACATGTGCCATCCATTATAATGGTCCCTGAG GACACCAAACCCGGCAAGGAGTTGGATTATCTACTCGTGCGTGCGAACCCGTGGCAGGGAAAACCGGTGTACATCGAGTTGTGG CAACCCAAGGAACTTTTCACCATACGGCAACGACAAACGCCGACTCAGACTCGAGGGGTTATAACGTTAATAGGAGAACTCGACTTTGAAACCCAGTCAATGTACACACTGACCATGTACGCGACG GATCCTTACACAGAGCCTGGAAAAGACACGAGAAATATCGCAGGTGTCCACGTGGTTGTGATTGTTCAGGATGTCCAGGACGTACCTCCTGTCTTCACAATCGCTCCCCCCTTGACCAGGGTGAACAATTCCGTGAAGCCT GGGGATGTCATTTTGCGGGTCCATGCCGAGGATGGTGACAAGGGTACGCCTCGTGAGGTCACGTATGGTTTGGTCTCGGACGAAAACCCCTTAACACCGTTCTTTAACATTTCCGAATGGACTG GAGAAATCACGTTGGCCCGACCCTTGGATGAGCTTACTCAAATTACGCACGTAGGGGCGCCAATTTTACTGACGGTGGTAGCTGAGGAGGTGCGTCGTTTAAGAGACGAACCCCCGGCGCAAGCGACTGTAGTAGAACTTGGTCTGCTCCTTGGAGAGCCGGGGAATAGCCCTCCCTACTTCGAGAGTGACAG CTACATGGCGTGGATGGACGAGAATGCTCCGCCTGGTACAACCGTGATGTTCGACAAACCTTACTTGACTACCGTGCGAGACGAGGACATCGGGAAAACGGGCGTATTCGCCTTGAAGCTTGGAAAGAACAACGGGACTTTTGAAGTGACGCCGACGGTGGCCGAAAGAGTGGCCGATTTCGTGGTGACAGTGCGCGACAATGCTCTGATAGACTTTGAAGCCCGAAAGACGCTCGAATTCATG ATAATCGCTCAGGAAGTTGGACCTGCGACAAACCTCTCGACGTCGGTACCGGTCATCGTGTTCCTGAGGGATGTTAACGACAACCCTCCGGAGTTTGAAAAAGACATATACGAGGTCACGTTGATTGAGAACGTCTCACCGAAGATGAGAGTTGTCCAG GTGCACGCTACTGACAAAGACACTGGACTGTCGGGTAGCGTGCGGTACACTGGGATTATTGGACCTGGTAATGAGACCTTGACTATGGACTCGGAGACCGGGTTGATTGTCGTGGCCGATGGTTCACCGGGACTGGATCGCGAGGTGACGGCGAGTTTGCGGTTATTTGTAGAAGCTCGTGACGAGAATGGTAGGGGTCTTTCAAGCGCTGTGCCATTGATTGTCAACCTGCTCGACGTTAACGACAACGCTCCGATATTCGATAAACCGATCTATGAGTTCATCCTGAACTCGGATCAGACCAATTTCACCAGCCCAGCATTCATCAGG GCAGTCGACGCTGACGCTGAGCCTCCGAACAACGAGGTTCGGTACGAGCTGATGCATGGAAATTACGGAAACAAATTTCGTCTGAACGAAGTAACCGGCGAATTAACACTCCGAGAACCGCTGACCAAATCAAGGCGAAGGCGGAACAATGATTTCGTTACCTTTGCaacgaaattcaaaagcaaTCTGCTGCAGACGTTAAATatgttccaaaaaattggCGGTTCTACAGAGAAACCGTTGAGGATATGGAAAAACCGTAAAAAACGAGCGGCTGAAGATGTGGTGTACACTTTAACTGTTAGAGCCTACGACTTGG GGGTTCCGCACCTCTCGAGTACGGCAAAGGTGTATATTATCAATGCAGCGCCGATGGGCGCGCTCACGCTCATGTTGGTGGTTCCAGCGAAGGATCTTGACCCAATGCACACGGCGGAAATTTTAACAGCCATCACCGGCGGACGCGTAACCATCCAAGATATACGGCCTTACGATCAGCCCGGACGGCCGAATAACGGAATAGCTCAAGAAGAGAAGAT gAGTATAGTTGTGGCGCGGGTCGAGCCAACTATGTCCGGTACATTTCTCGTGGatatagaaaaaattcacaaaagcTTGGTTGCCAACGGCATGAATATTGTACCTGTTATCGACTCGAAGACGGATTCGTCCAAGATAGATTTTACTCCCCCTGTTGTTGGGAGTTCCGTTACAAACCCAATTGGGAACTCCGTTGGAAACTCAGCTGGAAACATTGGAGGAACAGTTAGCGGTGCGCCCAACAGAAATAATGGAATTAATGGTGGTACAGTTCAGGGAAATGCCGCTAGCAATGGCAGTGGCAGGGGGAGTGAAAACACTATTGGTGGCATCGGTGAAGGTAGCACTAATAGCGGAAAAGGGGGTGAAAATACTGTTGTTGGAACGGGTGGAGGTAGCACTGTTAACGGCAAAGGGGGTGAAAATACTGTTGTTGGCATAGGTGGAGGTAGCACTGGTAGCGGCAAAGGGGGTGAAAATACTGTTGTTGGAACGGGTGGAGGTAGCACTGGTGACGGCAAAGGGGGTGAAAATACTGTTGTTGGCATAGGTGGAGGTAGCACTGGTAGCGGCAAAGGGGGTGAAAATACTGTTGTTGGAACGGGTGGAGGTAGCACTGGTGACGGCAAAGGGGGTGAAAATACTGTTATTGGCGTGAGTGGGGGTAGCACTGGTAGCGGCAAGGGGGGTGAAAGTACTGTTGTTGGAACGGGTGGAGGTAGCACTGGCAGCGGCAAAGGGGGTGAAAATCCTGTTGTTGGAATGGGTGGAGGCAGCACTGGTAGCGGCAAAGGAGGTGATAATACTCTTGGCGGTGTGGGTGGAAGTAGTACTGGTAGCGGCAAAAGGGGTGAAAATACTATGGATGGCATCGGTGGAAGTAACGCTGGTAATACTGGAGAAGGTACAATTGGAAAAACTTCATTAGGAACGTATGAAAGTTCGGGTGGAAAATCGAATATCAACATAGTTAATAAAACGACATTGGCTTCAGAGAATGAGTAT ATTGTATATAAAGCAGAAAATAAACTACTGCTTTGGCTTCTAATTCTTTTGGGGCTGCTCATGTTGCTAGCGTTGTTGGGTCTGATTCTTTGCTGCATATGCCCAGGATGTCCATTTTACATGGCACCAAGAAAGAGACGGGTACATTCGTTAGAGACTGTGAATTACGTTGAAGGAAGACCGAAGCGCCACCTTCGTAGGAAGCAGGAGAACGTCGTTAAAG CTGAATGGTCTGAAAAAAAGCAGGCCTGGAGCGCCGACCCAATGCGGCATAACTGGCAATTCAACCGGCGCAACATGAAGAACCGGGGAATCGCCTCACTGCCGGGAGACGTGGCTGAGGCGAGGACACTACAGGGTGTATCAAAGGCACCTTCCCTCCGGCTGAGAGACGGTCCTCCATCCTGGAGGGTTCAAGATATGACCCAAAAGCGTCAAGACGAGCGTCTTTACGTCGAAGACGTAGAGGCAGGGCAAACGTATGATATAGGGGACCTAGATTCGCTGCGAAGACACGAAATGGAGCGAGGTTCAGACGTTCTACGCCGCAGTTACCACCCGGCGGATGAGACACTGCAATTTCCTCGCGAACAGCAATTTTATAGAGATGGTAACGCGGAGGTCCTTCGTCTAATAACCAGAGGTCACGAAAAGGATAACGACGTATCACCGCAAGCCCAACGGCCGATTACTCTGGTTCTAGATCAACAGGTACTTGGCTATCGAAGTGACGGTAAAGACATTCTCCTCCGTCGGTTCATGGAAGATCAGAGGATACGACAACATCAGGATATTAATGGAAGTGTGCAAGAGATCTCTGTAGAAGGTTTAGAGTCCAGTCAACAGGGTAGCGGGCAGTTTCTCCAGAAACACGAAGTTCTTTTGGTACCCAACAATTTGGAACCCGATCGAAGGCAGTATATGGGAGAAAAATCACCAAGTGTTCAATGTCTAATACTCGATCACGGTGATCTTGAAGCTGAAGAAGAATTGAAGGTGCGAAAGCAGCAGATAGAAACTAAAGAGGCAGAGCTACAACAACAGAGAAAGGCAGCTGCAGCGATGCTCGTCGAAACCGCAGTTGCCAAAGCTACTGAAAACGCTGAGCAGCATGGATCCTTCCTGAATATTCCAACCTACGCCTCCCAACATGCCGAGTTGGCTAAACAGAATGCATTACTGACGCAGCTGGTGATGGACAGAGATGCAAGAAGCCTCAGGGTTTCGGGGCTAGACGCTAGTAATTATTTAGAGACTCAGAGTCTGCCGGGTCAAGTGGCAATTGCGACTCAGACTGACCGTACGGCAGCGACGCAGACCGATCCATTTACTCAGGTTCGAAGTAGAAGTGATAACGATGAGTCCGACGACGATGTTCAGTCACGGAGAAAATCAAAGTCCAAGAAGCGCTTTGGCAGCGAACTTAGGAGATCACGAAGCCTCTTAATGAGGTCACCGATCCAGGAAGAAGCTCGATCCAGTTCTGATACAAGGACAAATTTGTTGCGCCGCAAGGCTAAAGATACACGAGAAGGCAGAAGAGCAGTCCTGGAGCCAGAAGTACTTCGGGAGATATCGGATTCTCTTGACGAACATACCAGCACGCCGTCACTGGAAGAAAGACTAGTTGAAAATACAGAATcacaagaaatgaaaaacgtaGATTATAAAAGCGAAGACCGTGCTGATGTAAATGGACAAGAATTTAGCGAAATTCCAACGCAATCGTCACCAGATGCCGTCAAGAACAAGTATCACGAACGTTCGCATGCAAATGCAGCTGTCGAAGACACGTCAAAGGCACATAAGCTGGAAATAAGCAAGACCAAAAAGCAACCCAGTCCTACTAAGTCCAAGATCAAGTTACCAAAGACTGAGATAAAGTCTGTCAGTTCGAAGAAGagtgacaaaaaagaaagcgaTACGACGTCAAGTACCAAAAGCATATCTAAAAGTAAATCCACGGAGTCGCAGAGCAGTAGCGgtggaatggaaaaaaataagaaagaaaatgtggataaaaaaaaatctcaaagcAAGTCGGGTCCAAAGCCAGTAATGGTCAAAACAACGTCTGAAAAGTCTATCAGGAAGAATAAAACACGCGAACCAGAGGTCGTCCCTATCGCCAAGAAGCGAACATTGCTAAGGCAAATAAAGGCGAAGAAAATGAGTACAGAGAGTTCTGAAGTTGAGGAACCTCCTGATAGATCGCGGCACGCGAGTTTAAAGACTAAAAAATCGAAGCATGATTCAACAAAAGCTAAAGGGATGAATGTGCTGTCTGATGAACCAACATCACGAAGTTCAGAAACTGACCTAGGTCAATTACCTTCGCAACATCAACAATCCGATTCTTCTTCAAGCACTGCAACGACTGAACAAGATACTATAGcgggcgaaaaaaaaacctcgatCAGTTCTAAggtgaaagaaatgaaacaacgtggccaaaaaaataaaatcgttgaAGACTCGCAGGCTCAACAAGCTCAGCCCGAGTCAAAACCGAGGCAAGAAGTGGGAAAGGATCTCGGTTCCccgaaaacaagaaaaaaattgacgccTGGCGCGGTTCAAATAACGGAGAAGGTTTCCGATCCACATCAAATGACTGGTAAAGAACATTCTAACAAACCAAACAGCTTGAACTCAAAATTGGATTCTGATACTGTAAAATTCGGTGCAGTTTCAATAGAGACTCAACTGGAACCAACCGCTTACGACGCAGGCAAGGTGGGCGAAGGATCTCAAAGTGAATCTGGAAAGTTGAGGCCAACACTGATTTCCGAGGCATTAAAATCTGACGATAAAAAGATAATCAAAACAGAACCAGCGGAACCCTCGGCCGATGAGGGTTCGAAGACTATCGACAAGATTTTAGACAAATCCAAAGAAACTGAGGTTAAAGTTTCAAAATCTGAAGTAAATACTATCATAGAAAAACCGCTTGAGCCGAGCAGTGGAAAGTTACCAGaaagcgatgaaaaaatttcagatcatTTAAGAGAAGCTGTGCCGATTATCGttgcaaataattcaaaaattgacaaaatttcgTCACCCACAGGAAAAGAGTTCGAGCCAAGTACTACGAAACCTCAAGAAGTTGCTCACAAGACTTCAGTGAAACCTGACAACGAGAGACCTGATATATTAGAATCGACCGTAACTATTGCACCAGTAGAAAAACAATCCGATACAAGTATCAAAGATTCACTCATGACTAATGAAGATTCTGAGAAAATGACTACACATGTTTCACCAAAATCAGACTCTGAAGCTGCAGAAGCTGATATCAACACTCTCTCTAACGAGAAACCCAAATCAGTTACAcaggaaatgataaaaatgtttttggaGTCCGAAGCTGTGCACACCGCACGTGATTTAAGACAGAGTTTTATGAAAACAGAAGACAACTCGGTGTCGAGCTCAGGGAAAAGTCTGAACCCAGATATTAATGATGCTCTTGTAGTCGAGCTGTCCCAGGAGGCAAGGACCCAGCAGGATACGCCAGGCCATGCAAATTCAGCTGAGGAGACAAAAGGCAAAGGAGAAATTAGGCCAAGTGAGGCCTCTAAATCATCAGCACCTCAAATCCAGGAGAAAAATGGCGATGCAAAATCTAATTTAGTAGATTCCACCACACTTGCCGTTACTCCAAGCTCcagtcaaataaaaaatattgaagatgTAAATAAAACGACTCATGAAAATCCTGAAAAAGCGCTAAACGAAACTTCTTCGTCAAGTAACACGAACATCTCGCCACCTGACATCACACGCAGTGAAACAAAGCGTCCGGATATCACTCGACCAGAAATTGACTCACCTCAAATGGAAGAAAAGAGTGGATTAGCAAATAGAGATAAAAATGAGCACGAAAAGCTCGAGTCTGCAGATATCATAAATAAGACCTCAACTGCAGGCCTAGTGGGAAACATTGAAAGTTCGAAAACAGTCAAAGTACTTTTGCCAACAGATAAGTCAAATGATAAAAGTGGGAATGAATTGATCGCGATaaaggagaaggaaaaagagaTAGAAGTAGATCAGCACAGCTTGCCGACAGTATCTGATACCAAAGATAATGATACGAAGTCACCGAAGCAAAAGATTGCCCAAGTTTCTAACGCGATCGATATTCCGACCAGAGAATCTCCTTCGTTTTATGTCCTATCGGGTACGTCATCTCCAGAAGAACGTGATTCCAACCAAGAAATACATGGTAAAGAAATTGCGTCTGATCAATCTTCAACTGAAAAAACTGCAGCTGTACCGGTGCTAAGTATTTCTGAGTTGCCTACTGCCACCGAGAAGCGACAAAAAGCCAATGTTGAACCTAGAAAAATGCAGGGACAGCCTCTAGATGCAGCAAAGATGCAACCCGAGGATTGGTACAAACAATTACAAATCGGTGAAATATCTAGCGATTTTCCCGAGGTTACGGAACCGTATCAAACACCTCGTCATCGAACCAAAAGTAGAGACGGAAATGGAGAAGAACCTGGGAGCGTGGGAATTCCAGCAATAACGGCGCAGCTGCTggacgaagaaaataatattactcaGGCTGAACACGCGACACGATCAACTGACAAATATCCggacgcaaaaaaaaaagaaactaaaattCAGCTGAAGGACGAAAAACCTAGTGCCTTCACAACTGAGATTCAAGACGACGAATTAACGCCAAGGTTAATTGCAGAAGAGGCGATCCGCAGCGGACTTGAAGAGCTTATCGCAAGTTCCGGTAccttgaaaatggaaaaacaaagCTCAAAGCAACCGTCGTCTAAAACATCTCCAAAAAACGAACGAGCCGAGACGTCGAAGCGGAAGTCGACCAAAAACGCAGGCCAAACTCCGTCGAGCGTAGAGACTAAAAAATCAGTCAAGGAAAGACCGGAGAAGGGTTCTCAACCGATAAAGAAGACCGCCGAAACTCAGGAGACTTCGAAGGTAGGTAGACCGAAGACTGAGCCTAAAGGTGGGAGTTTGCTTGAAGGGGACACGCAACTGCAGGTGAGACCTCGTACTCAGCGGGGAAAGCCAAGCGATCCTCGTCAAGACCCGACGTTCCAACGCTCGAAGCCGCAGGAGAGACCAGGAGGTGGTCAGGTGAGACGAAACGCGGATGAAACGGAGCCCGAGGAATCGGCCCAATCGAAGCCAGCAGAGACAAAGACGGGTCACATGTCGAGGTATAAGCAGAAGCGAGAGGAGATGGAACGGAGAAGAAAGGAGCTGAAAGAGGCCGCCGAGGAAGAGCAGAGGCCTCGCTGGCAGCGGAAGCCGCAACGTGCGCCAGTCAAGGAAGCCCCGAGGATCAAGGACGTACCTCAGGAGGCCAAGACCCCGGAAGGTGCGACGCCGAGGAGCCGGCGGAAGATCAAGCCTCTGGCGAACGCGGAGTCTGAGCAACTCAGGGCGATGGTTAAGGAGGGGCGAAAGCTCCGAAAAGCCGAGGGGGGCGACAGCGACGATCCCCCGGTTGAAATATTCGCAACCGAACCGCCTCGGCGAACGTCTCCGAGCCATCGACCTTCGCGTCAGCAATCCAGCTACAAGTACGAAAAAGTACAACCCCCGTTTTACCTACATCCACCGCCGGTTCCGCATCCCTCCCCGCAAATTTCGCCGCTCCACGGGGCTCCGGACTCAAAGCGACCCGACGACGACCTCGATTCGGGAATCGCGGTTTCTTTGCAGGGGGGTACGAAGCTGCGGCATCAACAGCTCTTGGAGAAGAAGAGCGTCTTCGATATCGCGTATAGCGAGGCAGCGCCGTCTCAGCTCAGAACAGACAGCACTACACCGCCGTCGTGA
- the LOC124293962 gene encoding odorant receptor 83a-like produces the protein MKAFTGTEEFNAGGRCDIRNAMEAGRKRAEKLDVPFGRYFDHTKRLLKLFRMWELDANSSKWQSMLIVSSTAVFLTCNFMLGFSEMMKLRIAPDLATAVSCASTLWLHLIGFVKWIYLAWRVRDVMQLVGLLEDCYHLSLGNNETDEDYSQLRKEMNAARKISVRFSYVWVIGVTYGIIHWCLNPLFFKWKLSRVDVSLAMRDRTLPYESWSPWDLNRVEVYGYVYLIQVLGGLASSIGSVAYDIMFLTLVIMICAQLGYLNYALVHKPHSYPTMTSSEKKKLTCVLLRNKLVRSKNHHDAILAFLAGLQKVTSPVMFVQCIGTIGILCLVSFEVMTMKLKGDVANVTKIWSMVEYISSCFAQLFFFCYYADHMTTLGLKISDSTYSSGWESVTDDEKNSASDRKSIGFIVREIMVRAQRHVQLTGGPFYVLSLRTYRAVVGAAFSYSAVLREVDAE, from the exons ATGAAAGCTTTTACTGGAACGGAAGAATTCAACGCCGGAGGCAGGTGCGATATCCGCAATGCAATGGAAGCTGGGAGGAAAAGAGCCGAAAAGCTCGACGTGCCTTTTGGTCGATACTTTGACCACACTAAACGCttgttgaaattattccgAATGTGGGAATTGGACGCCAACTCGTCGAAGTGGCAAAGCATGTTGATAGTTTCAAGCACGGCGGTGTTCCTGACGTGCAACTTCATGCTCGGATTTTCAGAGATGATGAAACTTCGGATAGCTCCGGATCTTGCGACTGCTGTATCCTGTGCCAGTACCTTGTGGCTTCATTTGATCGGATTCGTCAAGTGGATCTACTTGGCATGGAGAGTTCGGGATGTCATGCAGCTCGTCGGACTACTCGAGGATTGCTATCATCTCAGCCTGGGAAATAACGAAACGGACGAAG ACTATTCGCAACTTCGGAAGGAAATGAATGCCGCGCGAAAGATTTCCGTGCGATTCAGTTACGTCTGGGTCATAGGTGTCACCTACGGGATCATTCACTGGTGCCTAAACCCGTTGTTCTTCAAGTGGAAACTGAGTAGAGTAGACGTCAGTTTGGCGATGAGAGACAGAACTCTGCCGTACGAGAGCTGGAGTCCGTGGGATCTGAATCGGGTCGAAGTCTATGGATACGTTTACTTGATTCAAGTTTTGGGCGGTCTTGCTTCCAGCATCGGAAGTGTCGCGTATGATATAATGTTCCTGACGTTGGTGATAATGATATGTGCCCAATTGGGCTACCTAAATTATGCATTGGTACACAAGCCGCATAGCTATCCAACCATGACATCTTCGGAGAAAAAGAAGCTGACGTGTGTCTTGCTTCGGAATAAACTAGTCCGTAGCAAGAATCATCACGATGCTATTTTGGC atttttggCTGGCTTGCAAAAAGTCACCAGCCCAGTGATGTTCGTTCAGTGTATCGGAACCATCGGCATACTTTGTTTGGTCTCCTTCGAAGTAATGACTATGAAGCTGAAG GGGGATGTTGCaaacgtgacaaaaatttgGAGTATGGTGGAATATATCAGCTCTTGCTTTGCTCAgctattctttttttgttactaCGCCGATCACATGACGACATTG GGACTGAAAATCAGCGATTCGACTTACAGCTCTGGTTGGGAATCTGTGactgacgatgaaaaaaactcTGCATCTGACAGAAAATCTATCGGATTTATAGTGCGTGAAATAATGGTCAGAGCTCAACGGCACGTTCAATTAACCGGTGGGCCTTTCTACGTTCTTTCGTTACGAACTTATCGTGCA GTGGTCGGAGCTGCATTTTCATATTCAGCGGTGCTCCGAGAAGTCGACGCGGAATag